TACCGTTCTTCGAAGTATTGGATTTTTCAACTTTTTAAATTTTGGATTGATTTTGATAAGCTCCTCTTCCAAAAAAGGGTACTCCTTCAAAAGATCGGCAATTTTCGTATCAAGCGTTATCTCCATATCTTCTCTCCTCGCCTATATCGCATATACATCACGACAAAATCTTTGATAATCAATATAAGTGAATAGAGCCACAAAATATCCAAGATCCAGTTCCTTGGATAATGCAGATAAAAATAGAGTATGGGCAGGCCTATTACAATAGGCCATTTGAGATAGTAAAAAAAGAGTATGCCAGCACCATAGAGATGACGAAAAAAAGCTTTGAACTCTTTCACTGGGCACCCAACGCTTTTTTCACCACATCACTGGCCATAGAGATATTCCAAGGTGGATCCCAGACAATCTCTACCGTCACATCTTTGACACCCGGAATTTTCTCAACTGCCTCTTTTACCCACTGCTGCATCATCTGGTGTAGAGGACATCCTCTTGTGGAGAGAGTCATTTTTACATGAACATTGTTCTCTTCATCGATATCCACATCATAAATAAGCCCAAGATCCACCAGATTGAAACCG
The Nitratiruptor sp. SB155-2 genome window above contains:
- a CDS encoding metal-sulfur cluster assembly factor codes for the protein MAKVTKEQVYDAIRTVIDPEVGFNLVDLGLIYDVDIDEENNVHVKMTLSTRGCPLHQMMQQWVKEAVEKIPGVKDVTVEIVWDPPWNISMASDVVKKALGAQ